From Nematostella vectensis chromosome 14, jaNemVect1.1, whole genome shotgun sequence, a single genomic window includes:
- the LOC5510298 gene encoding prolactin-releasing peptide receptor — MALSAIGNLLLVSVIVTKKRFHNVTNIYNLNLSASDLLKVLVYVPVYLVYASKMTWPLGGQVTIRQSIIHIIIIWCACTVLSGVSVLFIFLIPGPNGSDLCIFQAKEELALAILALMLLLSQFIPMVFFVISYCLVIKKLRQDSSVEPRDRSIATRNRARRNRRAVRILVVEVWAYVICVMPFLIMNITEVARNKVFLGPFTTQSLVMYCALVLHTTINPSVHFVLNLEFRQELRDMCLTGWRALRRMKKTVVPMPLSSSSQPRILPRLTARMDQGPRKNRDKQKQNGDVDELTADVFEEAMAEIQLFQGGKGSAWEKSESRLEAEQRERSSNALWE, encoded by the exons ATGGCCCTTAGTGCTATTGGGAATCTTCTTCTTGTCTCAGTCATAGTAACAAAGAAGCGCTTCCACAACGTCACAAACATCTATAACCTTAATCTTTCAGCAAGCGACTTACTCAAAGTTCTTGTGTATGTCCCAGTGTACTTGGTTTACGCCTCAAAAATGACTTGGCCTTTAGGAGGCCAG GTAACGATACGCCAGTCCATCATccacattatcatcatctggTGCGCCTGCACTGTGCTCAGCGGTGTCAGCGTACTTTTCATCTTCCTCATCCCAGGACCCAACGGCAGTGACCTGTGCATTTTCCAGGCCAAAGAGGAACTGGCACTAGCGATCCTCGCTCTTATGTTGCTGCTCTCGCAGTTTATACCAATGGTCTTCTTCGTTATCTCCTACTGCCTCGTTATCAAGAAGTTAAGGCAGGATTCGTCGGTTGAACCACGTGATCGCTCCATCGCCACGCGCAACCGCGCCAGACGTAACAGACGCGCAGTTCGTATCTTGGTTGTCGAAGTCTGGGCCTATGTTATTTGTGTGATGCCGTTCCTGATTATGAACATAACAGAAGTAGCGAGAAATAAGGTGTTTCTTGGGCCCTTCACTACTCAGAGTTTAGTGATGTATTGTGCGTTGGTCCTACACACCACTATAAACCCTTCAGTGCACTTTGTCCTGAACCTTGAGTTCAGACAGGAACTGAGAGACATGTGCTTGACCGGATGGCGTGCGCTAAGGCGCATGAAGAAAACTGTTGTGCCGATGCCACTTTCTTCAAGCAGTCAACCGCGAATCCTGCCTCGATTGACTGCACGTATGGACCAGGGCCCGCGTAAAAACCGAGACAAGCAAAAACAGAATGGAGATGTAGACGAACtgacagctgatgtgttcgaAGAAGCGATGGCAGAGATACAACTTTTTCAGGGTGGGAAAGGTTCAGCATGGGAAAAGAGTGAATCCAGGTTAGAAGCTGAACAACGCGAACGAAGCTCAAACGCATTATGGGAGTGA
- the LOC5510268 gene encoding uncharacterized protein LOC5510268 has translation MSTTGKFQVESWDEERDGQLNEHNLKKKLHDQGYSFLRYTFPSGTDFPNHTHSYEKKDSILTGQFRFAMFGQEVVLKPGDMVVVPANVVHSASVVGQDDVVFFDASKE, from the coding sequence ATGTCAACAACAGGGAAATTTCAGGTTGAATCCTGGGATGAGGAGAGAGATGGTCAACTGAATGAACACAACCTAAAGAAAAAGCTCCATGATCAGGGATACTCCTTCTTAAGATACACCTTCCCGTCTGGTACAGATTTCCCTAATCACACCCACTCATACGAGAAAAAAGACTCCATATTGACAGGGCAATTTCGATTTGCCATGTTTGGCCAGGAGGTGGTTTTAAAGCCGGGTGACATGGTTGTTGTCCCTGCTAATGTTGTTCACAGTGCTTCAGTTGTTGGCCAAGATGATGTAGTGTTCTTTGATGCTTCTAAAGAATGA